In Patescibacteria group bacterium, the DNA window ATTCGCCTTCAATCGTCTCGGTGATCGGAGCATAGTGCAGCAGGACTATTTTTATTTTGGTCTCCAGATGGGATAGAGCCCGCTCCAGTTTTAGAGTCTCACCGATATCATCCGTGGCAAAAACTTTTATCGCCGGTTCCCCCCAGGGCGGCAGGTGGTGGGGGGCAAAGCCCCCGCCAAAGCCCTTGGCCCCGGCAAAACCCACACCGTCTTTAACGACCCAGTCGCCATCAAGAACCTGGACCCGTTCGCTTTCAATAATTTTTGTGACTTCCTCGATTTGGTCGCTCTCGAAGTCATGATTGCCTAGAACAGCCAGGACGGGGATGGAACAGTCTTTAAGCTGAGCTGCCAGGACTTTAGCCTCCGAAGGCTCGCCATGGTCGGTCAGGTCGCCGCCTAAAAGAAGAATATCCGCTTTTCCGGACACTTCCTTAAAAATTTCCCGGCAACTGTCGGGCTCGGATATTTTGGTGTGCAAATCGGCAAGAGCAGCAATAATCAATTTGAAATTTGAACTTTGAAATTTGAAATCAATTTTAAAATTTAAAATTAATCAATTTCAAATTCAATTCAAATTTAGAATTTCAAATTAAAAATTAGTGTGTGATGTCTTTATATCCCCATTTTTCGATATCAATGCGGTAATCTGTTGTCGAGATAATAGACCCCCGGGTCACTCTATTTTGCGGGGGATTGGTCCCAAACTGTTGTTCCAATCGGCTGGCCAGTTCCTTCATAACCCACTCCGGTACCAGATTGCGTTCGGAAGGGTAGATATAGCGAAACAAGATAAGGTGGATAAGCAAGATTTCCCAATTGCGTTCCAGAGTGCTCAAAAGATATTTCCAGTCAATATTTTTACTCTGTTTTAAGATTAAGTGGGCAATATCCGGACCTTCAAATTTCTCCCGTTCCACCCGGTAAATTCGGCTAATAATTAAATCGGATACCGATGGAACCCGTAAATCAAGGCCCAGGATTTTGGCCGGTTGGGACCATTGAAACCAGCCGTCATTGACCTGCCAGGTGCCCTGAATGGAGCCGAAAACCAAATCGGCGATATTTTTGCGGCTGGTTTTGCCAAAAATTTTAGCCAGCCAACGGACATCCCAAACAGTAGTGGGAAATTTCCGGTCAGTAAATATTTTCAGAATTTTTGGGGAATCACTGGCTTTACAAAAGATGTCGATGTCTTTTGTCGGCCGCTCGATGCCGGTATAGTGCCGGACAGCAAAAGTCCCGCCGATCAGAAACGGGATGTCGGTTTTAGTCAGGATTTTCAGGACCTGCCGATAAAACCTTTCTGGTCCTTCGGCCATGGGTGGAGTCTACTACTTCGAAGCTTGAGTGCGAGTAAAATTC includes these proteins:
- a CDS encoding metallophosphoesterase, whose product is MIIAALADLHTKISEPDSCREIFKEVSGKADILLLGGDLTDHGEPSEAKVLAAQLKDCSIPVLAVLGNHDFESDQIEEVTKIIESERVQVLDGDWVVKDGVGFAGAKGFGGGFAPHHLPPWGEPAIKVFATDDIGETLKLERALSHLETKIKIVLLHYAPITETIEGESLEVYPFLGSSRLVEPIDNLGATIVFHGHSHHGKFQGKTPKGVPVHNVALDVLRHLSPPKSFYLYEVKNQPKM